Proteins encoded in a region of the Populus nigra chromosome 3, ddPopNigr1.1, whole genome shotgun sequence genome:
- the LOC133688470 gene encoding ethylene-responsive transcription factor ERF015, with the protein MDPCQSSAPPKKVRRGRNSGTYRGVRMRTWGKWVSEIRVPKTGQRIWLGSYDAPEKAARAYDAAQYCIRGECGQFNFPAERRPQLPSGPVDALSKKEIKAIAFNFASSIASVSASVITPVEMVEPSLPNLQVSSATGNAGNVEGYVPASASVPDLCSIDNLQLDDLLMLDIEWIDSL; encoded by the coding sequence ATGGATCCCTGTCAGTCCTCTGCTCCTCCTAAGAAAGTTCGACGAGGGAGAAATTCGGGAACTTACAGGGGTGTCAGAATGAGGACATGGGGCAAATGGGTTTCTGAAATAAGGGTTCCGAAGACTGGACAAAGGATATGGCTGGGTTCTTATGATGCTCCAGAGAAAGCAGCTCGAGCATATGATGCTGCCCAGTATTGTATTCGTGGTGAATGTGGGCAATTCAATTTTCCTGCTGAAAGAAGGCCCCAACTTCCTAGTGGTCCAGTAGATGCCTTGTCCAAGAAGGAAATAAAGGCTATTGCCTTTAACTTTGCTTCGTCAATTGCATCAGTGTCTGCCTCTGTGATAACTCCGGTGGAAATGGTTGAACCATCCTTGCCCAATTTGCAGGTTTCAAGTGCAACTGGAAATGCAGGTAATGTGGAGGGTTATGTTCCAGCTAGTGCGTCAGTACCAGATTTATGTTCAATAGACAATTTACAATTGGATGATTTACTCATGCTGGACATAGAATGGATAGACTCCCTCTAG
- the LOC133688471 gene encoding uncharacterized protein LOC133688471, protein MKSVVGMVVSNKMQKSVVVAVDRLFHHKLYNRYAKRTSKFMAHDENNRCNIGDRVRLDPSRPLSKRKNWVVAEILKKARIYVPPSAADNAASKTKGAEAPTSSTS, encoded by the exons atgAAGTCTGTGGTGGGGATGGTGGTGTCGAACAAGATGCAGAAGTCAGTGGTGGTGGCGGTGGACAGGCTGTTCCATCACAAACTCTACAATCGATACGCCAAGCGGACCTCCAAGTTCATGGCTCACGACGAAAACAACCGCTGCAATATCGGCGATCGA GTTAGATTGGATCCTTCGAGGCCGCTAAGTAAACGGAAAAATTGGGTTGTTGCTGAAATTCTCAAGAAAGCAAGGATATATGTGCCACCATCAGCAGCAGATAATGCTGCTTCGAAAACTAAAGGGGCGGAAGCACCAACTTCTTCGACCTCCTAA
- the LOC133689633 gene encoding chloroplast envelope membrane protein-like, whose translation MTTSIVLCNNLSFNTNHNQTPLRNRNLFAKSSSFSPQLSNRRRFCGVFPKAKKNGKNHSKRKRSWWRRFFFDEDGNWFGLKDEDLLDAEADFSENSSDEELSEEEKFEAWKRRAEAIVELREAQEDMLNEDSRRWEDWIVDYGDNGHDDASNGSWWSQEFDGNGGIGNGGSVEDARSDPTDLVPEKGFVESVRDLVLGREEEDLLYEDRVFRYASLNSAKFLAVLIIIPWALDFAVHDYVLMPFLDRYVKTVPLAAQMLDVRKSQKLEMIKELKVEKARLLLEVEIGKSPPLSDEEEWWELRHKALELRDDWRLENRRSFANIWSDMVFGISIFILLYFNQSKVALLKFTGYKILNNVTDIGKAFLIILITDIFLGYHSESGWQTLLDVIVEHYGLEVDQSAITIFICLVPVVIDACVKLWLFKYLPRLSPRVANIFREMKRH comes from the exons ATGACCACTTCAATTGTGTTATGCAACAACCTAAGCTTTAACACTAACCATAACCAAACCCCACTTAGGAACAGGAACTTATTTGCCAAATCATCCAGTTTCTCACCCCAATTGAGTAATAGGAGGAGATTTTGTGGGGTTTTTCCAAAAGCAAAGAAGAATGGGAAAAATCATtctaaaagaaagagaagttgGTGGCGGAGGTTCTTTTTTGATGAAGATGGAAACTGGTTTGGATTAAAGGATGAAGATTTGCTTGATGCTGAGGCGGATTTTTCTGAGAATTCAAGTGATGAGGAGTTGTCCGAGGAAGAGAAGTTTGAGGCTTGGAAGAGGAGAGCTGAGGCAATTGTGGAGCTGAGAGAAGCACAAGAAGATATGTTGAATGAGGATAGTAGGAGGTGGGAGGATTGGATTGTGGATTACGGTGATAATGGTCATGATGATGCTAGTAATGGTTCTTGGTGGAGTCAAGAGTTTGATGGAAATGGTGGAATTGGAAATGGGGGCTCAGTGGAGGATGCGCGGTCGGATCCTACTGACCTTGTACCTGAGAAAGGATTTGTTGAGTCTGTTAGAGATTTGGTTCTTGGCAGGGAAGAGGAGGATTTGCTTTATGAAGACCGTGTGTTCCGGTATGCCTCATTGAATTCG GCTAAGTTTTTGGCAGTATTGATAATCATACCCTGGGCCTTGGACTTTGCAGTTCATGATTATGTTCTCATGCCCTTCTTAGACAG ATATGTCAAGACTGTACCACTTGCAGCACAGATGCTTGATGTGAGAAAAAGTCAAAAACTTGAGATGATTAAGGAACTAAAAGTCGAGAAAGCAAGATTGCTGCTTGAGGTAGAGATTGGTAAATCTCCACCTCTTTCTGATGAGGAGGAATGGTGGGAGCTACGACATAAAGC GTTAGAGCTACGGGATGATTGGAGGTTAGAAAACCGTAGATCATTTGCCAACATATGGTCAGACATGGTATTTGGGATCtcaatcttcattcttttgtacTTCAATCAGAGTAAA GTAGCTTTGCTGAAATTTACAGGttataaaatactaaacaaTGTTACAGATATTGGGAAGGCATTTCTAATCATACTTATCACAGATATTTTTTTggg GTATCACTCCGAATCTGGTTGGCAGACCTTGCTGGATGTAATTGTTGAGCACTATGGACTTGAAGTTGACCAATCTGCTATCACCATTTTCATCTGCCTCGTTCCTGTTGTTATTGATGCATGTGTAAAGCTTTGG